The window ACAGGTGTGGGGCGTCGACCTGGTGCGCTGGATGATCGAGCTGGCGGCCGGCGACCTGGCGCCGCTGAGTGAGCTGGCCAAGGGCCTGAAGCCCAGCGGCCACGCCATTCAGGCGCGGCTGTACGCCGAAGACCCGGGCCGCGACTTCCAGCCCAGCCCCGGCCTGCTCACCACCGTCGACTTCCCCAAGGCCGACGGCCAGTTGCTGCGCATCGACACCTGGGTAGAAGCCGGTTGCGAGATTCCGCCCTACTTCGACCCGATGATCGCCAAGCTGATCACCTGGGCGCCGAGCCGTGCCGAAGCCAGCGCCGCGCTGAGCCAGGCGCTCGCCGATTCGGTCCTCTATGGCGTGGAATCCAACCGCGACTACCTGCGGCAGATCCTGGTCGACGCGCCGTTCGCCAGCGGCTCGCCGTGGACCCGCTGCCTGGAAGGTCTGGTGTATCAGGCCGACACCTTCGAAGTACTGTCCGCCGGCACCCAGACCACCGTGCAGGACTACCCCGGCCGGCTCGGCTACTGGGCGGTCGGCGTACCTCCGTCGGGGCCGATGGACGATCGCGCGCTGCGCCTCGGCAACCGCCTGCTCGGCAACGACGAAGGCGCCGCCGGCCTGGAAATCACCATGAGCGGGCCGACCCTGCGCTTCAACACCGATGCGGTGGTGGCAGTCACCGGTGCAGCGATTCCGCTGAGCGTGGACGGCGTCGCCCAGCCGCTGAACCGCACGCTGTCGATCAAGGCCGGCAGCACCCTCAGCCTCGGCACCATCGCCGGCAGCGGCGCGCGCGCCTACCTGACCCTGCGCGGCGGTCTGCAGGTGCCGGATTATCTGGGCTCGAAGAGCACCTTCACCCTCGGTCAGTTCGGCGGCCACGGCGGCCGCGCGCTGCGTGCCGGCGACGTACTGCATATCCCGGCCCTGACTGATGCCAGCAGCGGCGCCACTCTGCCCGCCGCGCTGTGCGACGTGCTGCCGGCGGTCCGCGAGATCCGCGTGATCTACGGCCCGCACGGCGCGCCGGAGTACTTCACCCCGGCTTACATCGAGACCTTCTTCGCCACCGCCTGGGAAGTGCACTTCAACTCCAGCCGCACCGGCGTGCGGCTGATCGGGCCGAAGCCGGAGTGGGTGCGCGAGAGCGGCGGCGAGGCCGGCCTGCACCCGTCGAACATCCACGACAACCCCTACGCCATCGGCGCGGTGGACTTCACCGGCGACATGCCGGTGATCCTCGGCCCGGACGGCCCGAGCCTCGGCGGCTTCGTCTGCCCGGTGACCATCATCGAGGCCGATCTGTGGCAGCTTGGCCAGCTCAAGGCCGGCGACAAGGTGCGCTTCGTGCCGGTGGATATCGCCACGGCGCGCGAGCTGGCGAAGGCACGCAAGACCGAGTGCTCTGCTTTCTCCCCTCTCCCGCTTGCGGGAGAGGGGCCGGGGGAGAGGGCCGCGTCAGCCGGCTCGCACCTCCCCTCTCCCCAACCCTCTCCCATAAATGGGAGAGGGAGTTCGTCCGTGCACTCTCTTGCCTCACCGATCGTCCTCGACCTCGGCGAAGCCGACACCCGCCTGGTCGCCCGCCTCTCCGGCGACACCCACCTGCTGCTGGAGATCGGCCAGCCGGAACTCGATCTGGTCCTGCGCTTCCGCGGCCACGCGCTGATGCAGGCGCTGGAAGCCAAGCAGATCGCCGGGGTGATCGACCTGACCCCGGGCATCCGCTCGCTGCAGGTCCACTACCAGCCGGAAACCCTGTCGCTGGCCAACCTGCTGGCGCTGGTGATCGGCGAGTGGGACGCGGTGTGCAACGCCCGGGACCTCAGGGTGCCGTCGCGCATCGTCTACCTGCCGCTGTCCTGGGATGACCCGGCCTGCCAGCTGGCCATCGAGAAGTACATGACCACGGTGCGCAAGGACGCGCCTTGGTGCCCGAGCAACCTGGAGTTTATCCGCCGGATAAATGATCTGGAAAACCTCGACGAGGTCTATCGCACGGTATTCGACGCCAGCTACCTGGTGATGGGCCTCGGCGACGTCTACCTCGGCGCGCCGGTGGCCACGCCGCTGGACCCGCGCCATCGCCTGGTGACCACCAAGTACAACCCGGCGCGCACCTGGACCGCGGAGAACTCGGTCGGCATCGGCGGCGCGTACATGTGCGTGTATGGCATGGAAGGCCCCGGCGGCTACCAGTTCGTCGGCCGCACCCTGCAGATGTGGAACCGCTACCGCGCGGTCGAAGCCTTCGACGGCAAGCCCTGGCTGCTGCGCTTCTTCGACCAGATCCGCTTCTACCCGGTGGGCGCCGACGAGCTGCTGCAGATCCGCCGCGACTTCCCGCTCGGCCGCTATGACCTGCGCATCGAGCACAGCGAACTGGCGCTGGCCGACTACCAGCAGTTCCTCGCCGACGAAGCCGAGGGCATCGCCGCCTTTCGCGGCCAACAGCAGGCGGCCTTCAACGCCGAACGCGAACGCTGGATCGCCTCCGGCCAGGCACATTTCGACAGCGAGGAAGCGGTCGTCGAACTCGGCGAGGACGCCCCGCTCGGCGCCGGCCAGCACGCCATCGAGAGCCACATCGCCGGCAACCTCTGGCAGGTGCAGGTCGAGGCCGGCTGCGAAGTGAAGGCCGGCGACGTGCTGGTGATCCTCGAGTCGATGAAGATGGAAATCCCCCTCACCGCCCCGCGCGACGGCGTTGTCCGCGAGGTCCGCGTGCAACCGGGTTCGCCGGTACGTGCCGGACAACGGGTGGTGGTGCTGGAAGAGGCGTGAGCCGCTTTGCTCCTCGCTCCCGTTTGCGGGGGACGCCTAGTCGAGAGGGACCGGGGGAGAGAGAAATGGCGTTCGGCACATCGCATCGTTTGCCTGAAAGCCCGTCCCTCTCCCTAACCCTCTCCCCCCTTCTTTTATGAAGCGCGGGAGAGGGAATTTATTGAGCAAGCCTGAAATTCCGAGAAGGAAACTGAGCATGACCCACGAATTCGATCTGCGCCTGGATGCCCTGAAAGCCGCCTACCGTGACGGCCAGACCACCCCGCGCCAGCTGATCACTGCGCTGCGTGAACAGGCCGCCGCGCTCAACCCCAACTACCACCTGTTCATCCACCTGCTCAGCGCCGCGGAGCTGGAGCCCTACCTCGCCACCCTCGACGGCCAGAGCCCGGACAGCCTGCCGCTGTACGGCGTGCCGTTCGCCATCAAGGACAATATCGACCTGGCCGGCGTGCCGACCACGGCCGCCTGCCCGGCCTTCGCCTACACCCCGAACAGCAGCGCCACCCTGGTCGCCCAGTTGATCGCCCTCGGCGCCGTGCCGCTGGGCAAGACCAACCTCGACCAGTTCGCCACCGGCCTCAACGGCACCCGCTCGCCCTATGGCGCCTGCCCGAACTCGGTGCACGCGGATTACCCGTCCGGCGGCTCCAGCTCCGGCTCGTCGCTGGCGGTGGCGCTCGGCGTCGCCAGTTTCGCCCTCGGCACCGACACCGCCGGTTCCGGCCGGGTGCCGGCGGCGCTGAACAACCTGGTCGGTCTGAAAGCCACCAAGGGGCTGATCTCCACCGCCGGGCTGGTGCCGGCCTGCCGCACCCTGGACTGCGTCACCTACTTCACCGCCACCGCGCGCGAGGCCAGCCAGCTGCTGGCGCTGACCGCCAAGCGCGACCCGCGCGACGAATACAGCCGCACCAACCCGCTGTGGAACGACGCCAGCGCCTTCGGCGCACCGCGCCCCGGTTTCCGTTTCGGCGTGCCCAAGCAGCTGGAGTTCCTCGGCTGCGCGCAAAGCCCGGCGCTGTTCGCCGCGAGCATCGGGCAGCTCAAGGCGCTCGGCGGCGAGGCGGTGGAAATCGATTTCGCGCCCTTCCTCGAAGCCGCGCGCCTGCTCTACGAAGGGCCCTGGGTGGCCGAACGCTACAGCCTCGCCGGGGAACTGATCGAACAGCAGCCCGACGCCGTGCTGCCGGTGATCCGCGCTGTGCTGGAGAAGGCGCCGCGCGTCAGTGGCGTCGACACCTTCCGCGCCCAGTACCGCCTGCAGGCGCTCAAGGCGAGCTGCGACGACATCCTCGCCGACCTCGACTGCGTGCTCACCCCGGCCTATCCACGACCGGTGACCCTGGCCGAGCTGGAGGCCGAACCGGTCAAGCGCAACTCGGACCTCGGCTACTACACCAACTTCATGAACATGCTCGACTACGCCGCAGTGGCTGTTCCTGCGGGCTTTATGGCCAACGGCCTGCCCTGGGGCGTGACCCTGTTCGGCCGCGCCTTCACCGACCAGTACCTGCTCGGCCTGGCCGATGCGCTGCAGCGCCACACCGGCCTGCCGCTCAGCGGCGGCCGCGCCCTGCAGCTCGCCGCCCCGGCGACTGCCGCGCGTAACGACATGGCCCGGCTGGTGGTCTGTGGTGCGCACCTCGACGGCCTGCCGCTCAACTGGCAGCTCAAGCAGCGCGGCAGTCGCCTGCTGCAGGTCACTCACAGCTCGCCGGACTACCAGCTCTACGCCCTGGCCGGCGGCCCGCCCTTGCGTCCCGGCATGGTCCGCGTGGCGGACGGCGGCGCGGCCATCGAGGTGGAAGTCTGGGAGCTGCCGAGCGCCGAACTCGGCTCCTTCCTCACTGGCATCCCAGCGCCGCTGGGGCTGGGCAAGGTGCAGCTGGCCGACGGCCGCTGGGAAACCGGTTTCATCTGCGAGCCGTATGGGCTTGCGGGTGCGCGCGAGATCACCGGCTTCGGCGGCTGGCGCGCCTATCTGCGCAGCCTGGCCTGAGTAGCGCGCCGGCCGGCGGGTCAGCACGGCCCGTCAGTGACGCCGGGTTGGCACCGCGATAGCATGGCGCCATCACGCCAGAATCAATGGATGGCTCCATGCCGCAGCGCGCCCTGAAAAAATCCCAGCTGTCCCTGCTCTTGCTATTGTTCCTCCTGCTCGCCTGCGGCTTCCTCGCCACTTCGCTGGTCAGCTACTACGCCTCCCGCGACTCGATCCGCAGCAGCATCATCAACACCGAACTGCCGCTGACCTCGGACACCGTCTACTCGGAAATCCAGAAGGACCTGGTCCGCCCGGTGCTGATCGCCTCGATGATGAGCCGTGACACCTTCGTCCGCGACTGGGTAATGGGCGGCGAACAGGACATCGAGCAGATGACCCGCTACCTGCGCGAAGTGCAGGAACACTACGGCGCCTTCACCAGCTTCTTCATCTCCGAGAAAACCCACACCTATTACCAGGCCAAGGGCATCCTCAAGACGGTGCGCGAGGAAGAGCCGCGCGATGTCTGGTACTTCCGCCTGCGCGATATGCGGCAGCCCTACGAGATCAATGTCGACCTCGACATGGCCAACCAGGATCGCCTGACCTTCTTCATCAACTACAAGGTGTTCGACTACGACGGCCGCTTCATCGGCGCCACCGGCGTCGGCCTGACCGTCGACGCGGTGGTCAAGCTGATCGACCAATACCAGCGCAAGTACGAGCGAAACGTGTACTTCGTCGACACCGACGGCAAGCTCACCCTGACTGGTGCCGAAGGCGGCCCGCGTGGCGCCCGCAGCGGCCAGGCGCTACAGGACATCGCCGGCCTCGAGGGCTTGCTGGCCAAGCTGCCGCAGCCGCAGAGCGGCACCTTCGAATACCAGGAACAGGATGGCGGCCACTACCTCAATGTGCGCTACATTCCCGAGCTGAACTGGTACCTGTTCGTCGACAAGCACGACGGCAGTGCGCTGGCCGAGATTCGCCAGAGCCTCTATCTGAATCTGCTGATCTGTTTGTTGATCACCGCCGTGGTGCTGACCCTGGTCGGTCTCGCGCTGCGCCGTTACCGGAGCCAGATCGAAGCCCTGGCCACCACCGACATGCTCACCGAACTGCCCAATCGGCGCGGTTTCGACCTGCTCGCCAGCCAGGCCCTGCGCGAAGCGCAGCGCAACCAGAGCCCGCTCAGCGCGCTGCTGATCGACCTCGACCACTTCAAGAAACTCAACGACAGCCACGGCCACCTGGCCGGCGATCAGGTGCTCCGCGGCTTCGCTGGCAAGCTGCGCACGTGCCTGCGCAAGTCCGACATCCTCTGCCGCTGGGGTGGCGAGGAATTCATCGTGCTGCTCAAGGACACCGACAGCCACGCCGCCTACCCGCTCGCGGAAAAGCTGCGCCAGCAGATCGAGGCCTGCCAGTTCCCCTTCGCCGGGGTGGACCTGCAGATCAAGGTCAGCCTCGGCCTCACCGAACTGCGCGCCGACGACAGCCTGCACAGCCTGATCGCGCGCGCCGACCATGCGCTGTACCGGGCCAAGCAAGGCGGACGCAACCGCGTCTGCGTCGAGCCCGTGGGGTCCTGAGAGCCTGTTCATGATCTTTCCGCAGGCTGTGGAGTCGCGCTTTTGCCCTTATCCCCGACCCCGCTTTTGGGTGGGCTAGCCGCGTAGCGGCGTAACCCACCGGCGCGGTCGCCCTGGACTCCGGCGTCCCGCAGGACCGGTGGGTTACGCCTACGGCTAACCCACCCCATGAACCTAGCCTTCGCTCGCTACGCTTCTTTAACGACCTACCCAATGCCGAGTGGCCCTTGCATCGGTGCCACCGGCGCTGCACCCTGAGCGCCCCTGCCGTTGCCGTCCCATCGCCATGACCGCTGTCGATCCGTCCCGCTGCCCGCTGTGCGGTCAGTCCAACACCTGCACCCTGGCCGATCCGGCCAGCGCCACGCAGCCCTGCTGGTGCTTCACCGCGAAAGTCGACCCGGCCGCCCTGGAACGCGTGCCCGCCGCGCAGCGCCAGCGTGCCTGCCTGTGCCCGCGCTGCGCGCAGAACCTGCCGCCGGAACAGGCGAGCTGATGCGTCTCGACCGCCTGCTCGGCAACCTGCCCCACGGCAATCGCCGCGACGCACGCCTGGCGCTGGCCGCCGGGCGGGTGCGGGTGGATGGCCTGGCGGTGCGCGATGGCCGCCTGGAAGTGCGCGAATTCAACCGCGTGGAGCTGGACGAGCAAGTGCTGCAGGCCGGCAAGCCGGCGCGCTACTTCATGCTGCACAAGCCGGCCGGGGTGGTCAGCGCCACCGAACATCCCGAACACCGCACCGTGCTCGACCTGCTGGATGAGCCAGACAAGCACGAACTGCACCTGGCCGGGCGCCTCGACCTGAATACCACCGGGCTGTTGCTGCTCACCAACGACGGCCACTGGTCGCGGCGCCTGACCCTGCCGCAGAGCAAGCGGCCGAAGGTCTATTACGTCGAGACCGAACAGCCGATCGGCAGCGAATACGTCGAAACCTTCGCCCGCGGCCTGTACTTCGCCTACGAAGACCTCACCACCCTACCCGCCGAGCTGGAGATTCTCGCCAGCCATAGCGCCCGCCTGACTCTCTTCGAGGGCCGCTATCACCAGGTCAAGCGCATGTTCGGGCATTTCCACAACAAGGTCCTGCGCCTGCATCGCGAGCGCATCGGCACGCTGCAGCTCGACCCCGAGTTGGCCGAGGGCCAGTATCGAGCCCTCACCCCGGACGAAGTCGCCGCGCTGTAAGAGCCTGTTTACGATCTGCTGCGCGTCGGCCATACCGCGTTAAAAATGGCCTCGGGATGCTCATTTACAGTTCGTAAACTCCGCTCCCTCGGCCATTTTTGCCTTGTCTGGCTCTAGCTCGCGAGATCGTAAACTGGCTCTAAACCTCGTCCTTGAGGCCCTGCACATTTGCCGCCCGGCGAATGGCACGGCTAAGCTGGCTGCATTGCCCGACTCAGGAAGGACACGATGAAACACCTGCCACTCGCGCTGAGCCTGCTCCTCGCCACCGCCCTGGCCGAGGCCGTGCCGATTCAAGCGCCCACCCCGGCCCAGCTCAAGGCGCAGCTGGACAGCCTCAAGCCTGGCCAGTTTCTCTGGTATCCGCAGGTCTCGCCGCAGGGGCCAGTGACTGTGGTGGTCAGCCTCACCGAGCAGCGCGCCTACGTCTACCGCAACGGCATCGCCATCGGCGTCAGCACGGTGAGCAGCGGCAAGAAAGGCAGGGATACCCCCACCGGGGTGTTCAGCATTCTGCAGAAGAGCGTCGAGCATAAATCCAGCCTCTACAACAGCGCGCCGATGCCCTACATGCAGCGCCTGACCTGGGACGGCATCGCCCTGCACGCCGGCAAGCTGCCCGGCTACCCCGCCTCCCATGGCTGCGTGCGCCTGCCTATGGCGTTCGCCAAGAAGCTGTTCGAAACCACCGGTTTCAGCTCCACCACGGTGATCATTTCCGATGCCCACAGCGCGCCGGTGGAGGTCTACCACCCGGGCGTGCTGGCGCCCACGGTCAGCGCGGGCAATGCCCAGGGGCCGCTGGTGCTGAGCAACCAGATGTTCTGGAGCGATCCGGGCTCGGATGCCGGGCCGCTGTCGATCCTGATCAGCCGCGCCGACCTGCGCGCCTACGTGTTCCGCGGCGGCCAGTTGGTCGGCTCGGCGCCGGCGCTGTCGCTCGACAGCAGCCAGCAACGCAGCGGCATGGCGGTGTTTTCCCTGCTGCAAAAACCAATCGCCAGCGAGCTCGACCCCGCGCCGCCACTACACTGGTCGGCGGTCCAGGTCAGCAACCCGGAGTACGGCAACACACCTTACGAGCAACTGGGCCAACTGAGCATGAGCCCGGAATTCCGCCGTCATCTGCGCGCGGCGATGGACATCGGCACCACGTTGGTGATCACCGATTGGTCCTCCACCCGGGATACCCGCAGCAGCGGCGACTTCACGGTGATCAGCACCGAGGAGAGCGAGGCACAGAAGCCATTGGTCAATAAGTGATCGGCAGCCATATAAAAATCGAGCACAATGCCGACGTTTGGGCATAAACAAGCTGATTTTTCTCTAACAAGCTTTGCCATAACAACTCAAACCAAAACGACCGACCATTACGACTTAGCACCTGTTTACGATCTCGCGAGCTAGAGCCGCACAAGGCAAAAAGCGGGCGAAGAGCGGAGTTTACGAGCTGTAAATGAGCATCTGAGCCCGGTTTTTAACGCCGTACGGCCGACGCGCAGCAGATCGTAGACAGGTTCTTAGCAGGACAGCCAATGTCGATGCTTGACCAATTGGGGGGGGCCGTGCGGCTCTCTGCGGCCAGTCTTGGCCTGTTTTTCCTGAGCGCCTGGCACCACACTGCCCAGGCGCAAGCCCTGCCCACCGCCGCCGAACTGCAGCGTCTGGCGCCGGCCGCCAGCCTCTCGACCCTGAGCCTGGCACTCACCGCCTATCAGTGCGCCAGCCAGAATGAGGCGGACAAGTTGCTGACGGTGATCGACTACTCCAAGGCCTCGCGCGACAAACGCCTGTGGGTGTTCGACCTGAAAGCCAAGAAGCTGCTGTTCGAGGAATGGGTCGCCCACGGCAAGAACAGCGGCGCCGATGTGCCGACCTCGTTCTCCAACACCCCGAACAGCTACCAGTCCTCCATCGGCCTGTACCAGACCGGCCAGACCTACAGTGGCAAGCATGGCCGCTCGCTGCGCCTGCAGGGACTGGAACCGGGGTTCAACGACAACAGCATGTCGCGCGCCATCGTCATGCATGCCGCCGGCTACGCCGATCCCAAGGTCGTCCCCGGCCTCGGTCGCCTCGGTCGCAGCCAGGGCTGCCCGGCCGTGCGTCCGGCAATTGCCGGCAAGCTGATCAATGCCCTGCAGCGCGGCAGCTATGTGTTCGCCTACTACCCGCAGCAAGACTGGCTGAAAAAATCGCGCTTCCTCCAGGCACAGAGCTGCCCGCTGGCCAATCGGACCCTCGCCAGCAAGTAGGTTGGGTTGAGGAGCCCAGCGACGAAGCCCAACGAGCGGCGCTGAACACAACGCGGTAATCATCCCCGCGTCAGTGTTGGGCTTCGCTGCGCTCAGCGCCAACCTACAACCACGCCCCCTCACCCCATGCCGCCCGCGACCTTGCATCGCGGGCGCCTAGGCGCCATCCAATGCCGCCAGATAGGGCCGGATATCCACCTCGTCGAGCTGTTCGCGGCGGAGGAATTTCTCGCCGTACTCGCGATACACCCCACTGGTGAGAAACAGGCGGAACAGCTCCGCGTCGATGTGCTGGTCGCGGGCCATGAAACCGAGGATCTTCACCGACTCGGACAGCGTCTTCGGCGCCTTGTAGGGGCGGTCGGCGGCGGTCAGCGCCTCGAAGATGTCGGCGATCGCCATCACCCGCTCGGCGATGCTCATGTCGTCCCTGCTCAGCCGCCGCGGATAGCCGGTGCCGTCCATCTTCTCGTGATGGTTGCCGGCGATGGTCGGCACACGCTTGAGGTGCCGCGGCAACGGCAAGGTGTTGAGCATGATGATGGTCTGCACGATGTGCTCGTTGATCTTGAAGCGCTCCTCCTCGCTCAAGGTGCCGCGGCGAATGCCGAGGTTGTACAGCTCGCCGTAGTTGTAGGCCTGCGCCGGCAAGCGCATGTCGAAGCCCCAGACGTTGCGCGGATCGTGCTTGTCCACCGGCGGCTTGCGTTCGCCCCAGGGCACGATGTGCTCGGGGCGATCGGCCAGCAACGGCTCTGCCACCGGCAGTATCTGCAACGGCACCGCCGCCAGGCGCTCGGCCTCGTCGTGGGACAAGCCCAGGCGGTTGTCGAAATGCCGCAGCCAGCGACGCGCACCGATCTGCTGCAGGCGCTCGACGTCCTCGTCGCGCATGAACTCGCCGCCGATGTTGGCATTGGCGACGAAGGCGAATTCGTCCTGCAACTCGGCCCGGCGCCGTTCGCGGGTCAGTTGCAGCGCCTGCTGATCGCCACCGCCGGCCAAGCCCTGCCAGTAGTCCACCTCGGCGTCGCGCCAGAGCACCTCGAAGCGCGTGCGGATCTCGTGGATGCGGTTGTACAGGGTCTCCAGTTTGGTGGCCTTGTCGACCACGTATTCCGGGCTGGTAATCTTGCCGCAGTCGTGCAGCCAGGCGGCGATCTGGAACTCGTAGCGCTCGATCTCGCTCATGCGGAAGTCGGCGTAGGGGCCGCTGCGGGCGGTGATCGCCTGGTCCAGCAGCATCTCGGCGAGCTGTGGCACCCGCTCGCAGTGCCCGCCGGTGTAGGGGCTCTTGGCATCGATGGCATCGGCCAGCAGCTTGATGATGGCGTCCAGCAGGCGTTGCTGGGCTTCGATCAACTGGCGCGTCTCGATGGCCACCGCGGCGGCCCCGGACAACTCCTCGACGAAGCGGCGGAAAGGTTGCTGCACGCCGCCCGGCTGCTGGTGGGCGGACGCCAGTTGCAGCACCAGAATGCCGAGCAGTTGCTCGCTGCGGTCGTTCAAGGCGACCGCCAGATAGTGCGCCTGACTCTCCAGCGCCTGCGCCACGGCGGCGGCCAGATCCTCATGGCTGCGCGCCACCAGGCACAGCTCGGCGGGATACTGTTCGCCCCGGCAATGCGCCGCCAGGCGTAGCGCGTCGGAGTCGTCCGCATGCAGATAGACCGCCCCGCCGCTGACGGCGGTGGCTTCGACCAGGCGACTGAGCACCCCGCCGAGCATGCTGTCCAGGCGGGTTTCCCGGCTGAGGGTGAGGGTGATGGCCTGGAAGTTGTGGATGGTGCGCGACATGCTGCCGAGCACCTGGCTGAGCTCACGCACCTCGGTGACCCGCGACTCGACCCCCACCGCCTGGCCGAAATCGAAACCGGCCAGCGCCCGCACCTGATCGGCCAGTGCCCGCAACGGCTGACCGATGCGCTGGGCCAGCGCCCAGCCCACCAGCAGCAGCAGGGCGATCAAGGCGGCCGCCCACAGCGCCTGCTCGAGCAGCACCCGCCGCGCCCCGGCCAGCAGTTCGGCGGCAGGCACGGCGATCAGCACGCGGATATCCTGCTGGGTAAAGGACGACAGCGGCGCCCGCATGCCATACCAGTCCTGGCCGCCCACCTGGTAGAGCACCGGCTCGTGGCCCTGGTGATCGCTGGCGAACAGCCAGTTGAGGCTGTCCACCCCCAGTTCATCGAGGCGCGACAGACGCAGCCCCTCGCCCTCCTTGACCACCACCCGCTGCAGATCCGGATAGGCGACCACGCTGCCCGAGTCATCCACCACGGCCATCTCGGTGCCGGGGGTCATGCGCAGGTCCGCGACTTCGCCGCCGAGGTCGTTGACCGAGGCATCCATGCCCAGCACCGCCGCACCGTCGATGCTGCGCTGCGCCAGGGTCAGGCCGATCTCGCGGGTGGTGAAGAACACATAGGGCTTGGTCAGCACCGTGCTCGCCGAGCCCATGCCCGCGACAAACCAGGGCCGCTCGCGCGGATCGAAGCGGTAATCCGGCTTGCCCTCGGTCTTCAGCAGGGCCAGCTCGCGATCATAGAAGCGCCACTCGCCGACGGGCTGACCAGCCTCGCCGAGGCTGATGCTCTGCACCAG is drawn from Pseudomonas cavernae and contains these coding sequences:
- a CDS encoding HD domain-containing phosphohydrolase, yielding MNNPGRGISLQALIALAIMLSTLVLGGGLAYQGYHGIERALVAAAGDSAHQLSSTINERARRLIDPAQSSIRLLAYDPIAQADNLPERLDRLPLLVASLDANKMLSAVYVGYPNGEFLLVRVLRDPAVKQRLQAPQGAAFLVQSISLGEAGQPVGEWRFYDRELALLKTEGKPDYRFDPRERPWFVAGMGSASTVLTKPYVFFTTREIGLTLAQRSIDGAAVLGMDASVNDLGGEVADLRMTPGTEMAVVDDSGSVVAYPDLQRVVVKEGEGLRLSRLDELGVDSLNWLFASDHQGHEPVLYQVGGQDWYGMRAPLSSFTQQDIRVLIAVPAAELLAGARRVLLEQALWAAALIALLLLVGWALAQRIGQPLRALADQVRALAGFDFGQAVGVESRVTEVRELSQVLGSMSRTIHNFQAITLTLSRETRLDSMLGGVLSRLVEATAVSGGAVYLHADDSDALRLAAHCRGEQYPAELCLVARSHEDLAAAVAQALESQAHYLAVALNDRSEQLLGILVLQLASAHQQPGGVQQPFRRFVEELSGAAAVAIETRQLIEAQQRLLDAIIKLLADAIDAKSPYTGGHCERVPQLAEMLLDQAITARSGPYADFRMSEIERYEFQIAAWLHDCGKITSPEYVVDKATKLETLYNRIHEIRTRFEVLWRDAEVDYWQGLAGGGDQQALQLTRERRRAELQDEFAFVANANIGGEFMRDEDVERLQQIGARRWLRHFDNRLGLSHDEAERLAAVPLQILPVAEPLLADRPEHIVPWGERKPPVDKHDPRNVWGFDMRLPAQAYNYGELYNLGIRRGTLSEEERFKINEHIVQTIIMLNTLPLPRHLKRVPTIAGNHHEKMDGTGYPRRLSRDDMSIAERVMAIADIFEALTAADRPYKAPKTLSESVKILGFMARDQHIDAELFRLFLTSGVYREYGEKFLRREQLDEVDIRPYLAALDGA